The genomic window GGAAGAACGCAAGATTGAAGAATACATGAAAAAGGAATTGTCTAACGATTCAAATTAAAAAATTAAAGAGATGGAAAAATATAGTTTAGAGCCTTATAAAGATAAAGACGAGGTGTCAGATTTTAGAAAAGAAGAAGCATATTTAAGAGCAAAGAAAAAGGTAGATTCATTAATAGGGTTTTACTGGCATTTTGCGGTGTATGTTGTTGTTAACGTGTTTTTAATATTGTTAATAGGACTTAACTCAGAGCAAGGTTTTAGAGGTTTTGGTCCTTATGCTACAGCCGTTTTTTGGGGCATAGGATTAGTGTTTCACTTTATAGGAGTCTTTGGGCCAGATTTCTTTTTTGGTAAAGACTGGGAAAAGCGAAAGATTCAAGAGTTTATGGATAAAGAAGATCGTAATTGGGAGTAATTACTAATTAAAGATAGAAGTTAATGGAATCTCATAATGCTAAAGAACAAAAATTACTAAGCGCTAAAAAGCGTGTAAGACAGTTAAAACTGTTTTACATTCACTTTGCTGGCTACTTAGTTGTTGTAGCACTGTTGTTGTACAATCTCTACATTGTTGAAGGTGCTTATAAGAATAATATTATCAGTCTCAACCTTTCAATTTTAGTTCTGTGGACCGTTGCTATTGTATTGCATGCATGGAAAGTTTTTAGAGAAAAAAAAGTTTTTAAAGAAAGCTGGGAAGACAAAAAGATAGCTTCTTATTTAGAGAAAGACGAGACGGAAGAAACCAAAATGTGGGAATAAAAACGAACTAATCAAAAAAAAATAACCAAACAAAATGAATGTAATCATCATAGAAGACGAAAAACCATCAGCAAGAAGATTGCAACGTATGCTAAAAGCTTTGGAAGTAGAAGCAGAAACCATGTTGCATTCGGTTGAAGAATCTTTAGGTTGGTTTCAAAATAACAAACATCCAGATTTAATCTTTTTAGATATTCAATTGAGTGATGGCTTGTCTTTTGAAATTTTTGAAACCTTGGATATAAATTCAGCTGTTATTTTTACTACGGCTTATGATGAGTATGCGCTTCAAGCTTTTAAGTTGAATAGTATAGACTACTTATTAAAACCAATTGACGATGACGATTTAAGAATTGCGGTAAACAAGTTTAAAGGCAGAACACCACAAAAGCAATCCGTTACGTTAGACTTTAACGATATTAAAAAGCTGTTAGTTAATCCGATAGAACGTGAGTATAAAAAGCGTTTTTCGGTAAAAGTAGGTCAACATTTAAAGCTCATCAATATTGAAGATATTGAATGTATTTATAGTGAAAATAAAGGTACTTATGCTTATACTAACGAAGGTAGAAATTACCTGTTGGACTTAACTTTAGACCAGCTTGAAGAAGAATTGGAGCCACACGTGTTTTTTAGAGTTAGTAGAAAGTTTTACATCAACATCAATGCTATAAAAGATATCATAAGCTATACCAATTCTAGATTACAGGTTAAACTCAGTCACTTTGATGAGCAAGAAATAATTGTTGCTAGAGAGCGTGTAAAGGATTTTAAAAACTGGTTAGAGTAATCGGTTAGTCTTCCTCTTCAATTCTATTATCATCAAAAGCAGAGGGCAATAATTTTGGAATGATTTTCACAAAAAGTGGTAATAAAATAGCACCTCCAGGTAGCATAAAAATTGCTAAACTTGGTATGGATTTAAAAATATCTAGTAGTTGTTGCTGTATCTTTTTTTGTTCTTCATCATTAAGTGTTCTATAGGTTGAAGCTGTGAGTAATTTCATAGCTTCTTTACTCTCCGATAGCTCCTTTAAAAGACGTTTTTTATTGCGGTTAACAAGTTTAGATACCAGTTTGCTGCTATTGTCGTAAAAACTTTGAGCTAGGTTTTTAGAGCTTAAAAAAGCAACTTCTTCCTTATGCTCATCATAAAATGTATTTATAGATTCAATAGATTTGTCAATGACCTCCTGTTCTAAATTAAGGTCATTTTTCATTTTTTCCAGAAAATTTTGTTCAGCGGTATCTATCACCTTATCACTCCATGACGCCATACAAACTAAGTCAACTAGATATTGCTTTTCTAAAGGATGACTAATGGCTTTAATAACATCATCATAAGTGTTAATGTCTGTGTCTTTTTGGCGCATAGAGCTTTCAAAAAGCTTCATTAAATTTTCGTCGTAGTCAGATTTATTTGGCTTGGTTTCCATCACAGAAATAACCACAGACTCTAAGGCAGATTCTAAATTGTTTACATAATTTTCAATGTCTTTTTTACCATTTAAAAAATGAATGTACCCTAAGACATCAATAAAAAGTAAGGCATTAACCAAGAAGTAGTTGAAGCTTTTAGCAATAAAATTATCATCTATATGAATACGCTTATGAATTATCTTTTCTAACAACTTGTCTCCAGAAGATTCGCCAAAAAGTTCTTCAAAAAAAGAGCGTTCATTTTCACCAACATTTTTATAGTAGGAAACCAGCTTGTCTATAAAAGTATCTTCGCTGTGTCCTTCACTTAAATGTGTATGGTAAAAACATAAAAGCAGATTTATCTTGCTTCGTTCTTCTTCAGAAAAATCAAAAGATTGGTCAACAAACGATAAAGCGGAAATATTGCTGCCATAAATAAAACCTGTATCCCTTAGTTTGTTATAAAACTCTAAGGTGTCTATATCTGCCAGATTGTTATCTGATATGTCTTTTAGTAGTTTTTTTATCCAGCCTTTTGCTGATGGATTCATGGCAATGCAATTATGATATAAAGATACTTTTTATCTTCAAAAAACAACCACATTTCAAGCTTTTTGAAAAAATATAAAACCACCTTCTTCATTTTTCCGTAGGTAGAACAGAGACGCAATAATTAACAAAATCTCAAATTATGAAGAAAACAAAATTTTTAATGGCAGCAGCAATTGTAGGAATGGCTACGTTAGTTGCTATTGCGGCAGATCATATAGATGCTCCTGCTGTACAAGGTGGTACAAGTGATATCACAGATTTTTATGCCTTTCAGGGTGAGAACACATCAAACATAGCTTTTGTAGCGAATGTTCAGGGACTTTTGGGTTCTGGTAGCGATTCGCAAAATGCAGCTTTTGATGAAAACGTATTAGTTGAATTTAATATCGATAATACAGGAGACAATGTAGAAGATTTGGTAATCCAAGCCATTGCCAGAGATGGTAAAATGTATGTATTTGGACCAACTGCTCCTTCTCAAACAGGTTTAAACAGTACAATTGCAACTAAT from Winogradskyella sp. MH6 includes these protein-coding regions:
- a CDS encoding LytR/AlgR family response regulator transcription factor, whose translation is MNVIIIEDEKPSARRLQRMLKALEVEAETMLHSVEESLGWFQNNKHPDLIFLDIQLSDGLSFEIFETLDINSAVIFTTAYDEYALQAFKLNSIDYLLKPIDDDDLRIAVNKFKGRTPQKQSVTLDFNDIKKLLVNPIEREYKKRFSVKVGQHLKLINIEDIECIYSENKGTYAYTNEGRNYLLDLTLDQLEEELEPHVFFRVSRKFYININAIKDIISYTNSRLQVKLSHFDEQEIIVARERVKDFKNWLE
- a CDS encoding LETM1-related biofilm-associated protein yields the protein MNPSAKGWIKKLLKDISDNNLADIDTLEFYNKLRDTGFIYGSNISALSFVDQSFDFSEEERSKINLLLCFYHTHLSEGHSEDTFIDKLVSYYKNVGENERSFFEELFGESSGDKLLEKIIHKRIHIDDNFIAKSFNYFLVNALLFIDVLGYIHFLNGKKDIENYVNNLESALESVVISVMETKPNKSDYDENLMKLFESSMRQKDTDINTYDDVIKAISHPLEKQYLVDLVCMASWSDKVIDTAEQNFLEKMKNDLNLEQEVIDKSIESINTFYDEHKEEVAFLSSKNLAQSFYDNSSKLVSKLVNRNKKRLLKELSESKEAMKLLTASTYRTLNDEEQKKIQQQLLDIFKSIPSLAIFMLPGGAILLPLFVKIIPKLLPSAFDDNRIEEED
- a CDS encoding 2TM domain-containing protein, with translation MESHNAKEQKLLSAKKRVRQLKLFYIHFAGYLVVVALLLYNLYIVEGAYKNNIISLNLSILVLWTVAIVLHAWKVFREKKVFKESWEDKKIASYLEKDETEETKMWE
- a CDS encoding 2TM domain-containing protein encodes the protein MEKYSLEPYKDKDEVSDFRKEEAYLRAKKKVDSLIGFYWHFAVYVVVNVFLILLIGLNSEQGFRGFGPYATAVFWGIGLVFHFIGVFGPDFFFGKDWEKRKIQEFMDKEDRNWE
- a CDS encoding DUF4331 family protein, whose amino-acid sequence is MKKTKFLMAAAIVGMATLVAIAADHIDAPAVQGGTSDITDFYAFQGENTSNIAFVANVQGLLGSGSDSQNAAFDENVLVEFNIDNTGDNVEDLVIQAIARDGKMYVFGPTAPSQTGLNSTIATNAANQFSVDITPYGQSAIVESSGGMMAFAGPRDDPFFMDFAQYSQIIAGNATSFNNPGADTFAGTNVLSVVVEVPKSMIGGSGTINTWVESKRRQ